The Camelus bactrianus isolate YW-2024 breed Bactrian camel chromosome 11, ASM4877302v1, whole genome shotgun sequence genomic interval CATCCACACCAGTCTGACCCCGTCGGTCCCTGTGAGAGCCcttggtgggtgggtgggcaggcGGGGGTAGGTGACCCCAAACtggtctcccctccccctgcacggACAAGCCCATGGGGCGAGGTGCTCAGCCCCCTCCAGCAGCTCCCCTGGAGCCAGTCCCCAGcaggagggaccctgggaagTACGGTCCAGGGGGCCAGGCCtttgcagggagggagggcaggcggCCCCATCCTCCGGGCTGCATCCTTATCAGTCCTGCCTCTCACACCCGCTCTTGTGAAAGCTCCCGCCACCTCCTGGGCCCTCCAGCCTGTGACGGGAGCAGCCGTCCCTGCTCAGCTCAGCAACCCCGTCCGACCCAGGGCAGAGCCCCACCTCACACCCAGCAGGCCCTGCTGTCCCTCCCTGCGAGGCCCAGGCTGCCGGCCTGGGGGCCAGGGGTTGGTTCAGAGAAGTCCAAGTGCTGACTCTGACGTCCTCCTCATCCTGCAAGCAGAACTTGCAGACAGTTCCTCCTAAGACAGCCCCGTAGCAGCACAGAGCCAGCCCTCTGCTCCGCCTGGCTGGGACTTGGAACACACCAGGCTGACCCGGGGACAGCCCTGGGGACGGCTCCTGGCTCCTTAGCTCTCCTGAGAAGGCAGGCAGGACCCTGCTGTTAAATGCCCGGGACGACCTGTGGCCAGTTTAAAATCAGACTTTGAGCTCTGTCTTGTAATGGCTTATGaaacttccatttttctttaaaaaagtgcaCATCCAAATCCACACACGAATGAAGCTTATTCACGTGACCCAGGTCATCGGCCCAGAGAGCACAGCAGCTTCCAGTCAAACAGGAGCACAGGATTCTGAGCAACAAAAATTCACAGAATGATCCTTCAGGAACAGATGACATTCCTCTAActttaaaatgggagaaaaagggTAAAGTTTtaaaaggacaagaaaaatgAGTTTTTTTCATGAAGAAGATAAACATTAAGTCTGAGGACCACAGGACTTGCACCTCGTCAGGGGAGGAAAAGGCTGGAACGGAGTCCTTAGTGCCTCCTGGGAAAGGACAGGGCAGATCCCGGGATGCTTGTCAAAGCACTGATTCTCCAAAGCAGCTCTGAGGCGGTCAGCCCAGcactgcgggggggggggggcccaccGGGAGACCCCGGCCCTCCGGGAGACCCCGGCCCTCCGGGAGGCTGCTCTTCTGCTTGGTGGGAAGCACGCCCTAAAGCAATGGTGAAGAAAGCTGTCCAGACACACAGCACACGTCCAGCAAAACATCTGAAATTACTAAACTTGTTGGTCAAAATGGCTGAACCAGTATATGCAGACCCATTTCACTAGGACCCGGGCTGATGCTGAAGCAACTGCTCTGTGGCTCAGGTGTCACTCGTGTCGCAGACGACACAGTAGAAGAATtacattgaaattaaaataaattacttctTGACTCTCAATTTCCAACTCAGCGTGAACTGAAGCGGCATCCCGCCGATGTCAGTCAGGGCAGAGGACGAGACGTGCTGTCGCGCGTGTTGTGTCACCAGTGACCAAAGCGTGGCTTCACGTCAAGAGCAGCCCGCGAGCCCGCGAGGCCCGTCCCTGGAGGGGCCCACGACGGCAAGCTCTGGTCAGCTACCTAGTGTCGCCACCTCTGTCTTCTCCTGTCCTGGCAACTCCTGACTTCCGATATCAAAGATCGCACTTTCAAAATACACCACCAAGGTACTGGTGGCGTCACATAAGAACTTAACTTGGCTTGAGATGCAGCATGAAACGCAGTATGCATGTAACttaagtagttttaaaaaagTGTGTTATCCTCCCACCCCAAGGacttttaaaaaaggtttaaaaagaaaGCACATGTTTTCAATCGCAGTGAATTTGAGGCAAACCGTAAACCACATCATTTCCCAGCAGCGATTCTGGTCCTAACCCCTGCAGTTTCCTTTCTCAGAGGTGGTGCAGTTAAGGCTTGTCCGAGACCTGACCTACTGTGTCAGAGGGACCATCTCTATGGAAACGGAACAGAGGGGCAGACGTTTGGGGACGCGGACGTTCAGAGCTTGAAGCACCGCATGTCCCACCGCTCGTCAGTGAAGGACGGGAGATCTCCGAAGTGTGACTGCATGATTTCATTATATGcaattaaatcaaataaaaagacGATACttattttggaattttaaaactttttacagTGTGTTGTTGTATGAAGTGGCTGCAGCAGACAGTGCGACAGCAGACACAGCATGTGGGGTGGGCCCGCCTGGCGCACGAGTCAGAGGGGAGAGAGCTTAAGAGATACCGCAGTTGACAACCTTTCCCTCGGATGTTAACTTCTGGTCTATAAACTGGAAGGAAAGCTCGGACTTAAATACATAAGTAACATCAGTTTTGAGGAACAGCCCTTCCGGAGTCCTGTCCACCAGCCCGCGGGGCTCCTGGCTGGAGCAGCGACACCTGGGCTGGCCCCGCCGAGGCAGAGCGCACAGCCCGCGGCCTCTCCGCCCTCAGCTGGCCTTGTCCTGGAATACGTACAGGTTACTGGTGGCGGCCACAGCGACATTCTCCGCCGGGTGCCAGGCTGTGTACAGGACCTTCCTCATGAAGTCCAGGCTGTACACGCTGACCTTGTCCTTCTTCCGCTTTCCACGGGGACACACTGCGAGGTTTCAAGCTGGCCCGAGGCTTGCTGTTCTCTCTGGAAGCTTCCAGCGGAACGCCCCTCTGCATGTTCCTCTTGAACATCCTGAAGAAGCTGTTGTAGGAGCCGGTCACGATGGCGCTGCGCGGGACAAGCAGACACGCCTCAGCCGCCAGGCCCGCGGCCTGCCTACCCCAGCTCCGCACACCACACCGCACATTGgtttagaaataaatgaaaaaccacAATGGTCAGGAGAGACAGGCAGTGAGAATTTCCTAGTGAATTTCGTATATAATCATGTCCATAAAAATAAACACCACagaataaaaaagcagaaaagtaaTGGATCTATACTTTTCATTACCATTAGTGTGTTTTCAAAGAAGGTAAAAGCCTGGACGCGGTCACCTGTCTGGTCGCGGCCAGTGGTCTGTTTACCTCCTGCCCTCTGTCCGGGACCCCAAGTCGGGCGCCACGCACTGTGTTCAACAGACGCCAGTGAGACCTGCCGCCACCTTCACTCTGAGTTGACCAcagcttttaaaacttattttaacttATAAAAGTTTCTTCACGTGAAGTAGCAGGTGTATAAAAAGTTAGAGAAGGCCTGAAACCCTGGGGTGAGCATGAGAAACGGGGCCCGTTCCACGGCAGAGTCTGGCCGCGGCCCCACGCGACGCCCCGGGACAGGACGCCAAGCACGGCCACCCGATGGCAGGCGCTGTTGGGTCTGAGCCGTGGCTTCGCAGCCGGCCTGGTTTTCTCTTGGCGGCCGCCAGGTGGGGAAGTTGGCGCCCCTCCTGCACAGCCGCCCGCCCCGGCCCAGGGGCACCCGGTCGTCGGGCCTCGTCCAAGCTGACCTTTGGGCAGCCACCCCGAGAGGCCTGGGGCTCCGTGCACGGTGCAGGGCTGATCCCGGCTGTGTGCAGATCCTTCAGGATCTGACCAATCTCATCTAAAACTTCACGCCAGGAAAAAAGAtaactcagaaaagaaaaatgactcgCGGTGCTCCGGGCGTCACGGTCTCAATGGGAACTGCGCGGGGGACCCCGCGAGGCCCGCTGCCGGGTCTGGACGGCTGCCTGCCACCAGCGCGCGTCCCAGCCAGCTTCCGCGTGGAACACAAGGCCCATCAAAGGACAAGGAAGAAACGTGCTGACCTGCAGCTCACCTCTGTGCTTTCAAAACTCAACTGCAACAGTTATTCAGAACAGAGACTGGTAAGAGGTCTTTTTTCCAGGATGGAGTATTTTATTATCAACATTGACCACAAGGGCTAtacacaacagaaataaaagcgaCCAACTTTACAAGTTCAGAGTTCCTGACGGACAACACGTGCCAGGGAGGGGGTGTCCCCACTGGCCGCTCCTCCACACAGTGTGAGAAGCTTCCTGAGCACCTGGCCAGGTGTCCCCTGCTCCCCGGGTGGGAACACTGCCAAACACAGGGGAAGTGGACTTGCAGGGAAGTGGCCGTGTCCACGTCTGCTCATACAACCCAGAGCAGGACAAAGTGGAACTGCTTGGCAGTGCCGTCCCgggcaggggggcaggggacGTCGGCAAGAGTGAATCAACAAGTGAACATCACCAGAAAGCTTCTGGCTGTACCCGGGCCACATCGTGTCTCAGGGCTGTGGCTGCGGCCGGCCCAGCCTGCATGGCCCTGGCACCAACCCCCTCGAGTGGCCCCTGCCTGGCCCTTGTGCCCGCCCCATGGGGTGTCTGTGGCGCACGTGCTGCTGTGCTGTGCCGCGAGGAGTGCAGTCCTCTGTCTACAACAGGGGCTCCGTGTCCTCAGCCAGCATCCAGGAGACACTTGGGTGGCACGCCGGCTTGAGAACGGGAGAGGCCTGGACCTGAAAGGGTTCCTCCTGTGCGTGCCCAGAGCTGCCTGCCTGGCACACCTGCCCTAAGTCAGACTTCCAGGCGAGGGAGGCAAGCTCTGGTGTCTTATCCCAGACGACTTATCCACCCAACCCAAGTCCCAGAAGACAAGCTTCCCTTGGGCTCTGTGTGGACGTTGGACGGATGCCTTTCCCACAGCCCCGAGGGCCCCTCCTGGCTCCTGTGGCCCCCACTCGGGCCTCACGCGCCCGTGAGCTCTGCTGTGCGCGTGAAGAGGTGCACGCGCCACATCCGACGTTCCTGGTGTCTGTGCCAGGACGTCCGTTCCCCCACCCCGCGGCCAGGGGCCAGGCCTCTGTGGCCCACACGACAGGCAGGCTCGACGCTGTGCGGACCCAACTGACGATGCGAGAGCCCCCCTCCCCCGACGGGGGACGAGCTCTCCGTGGGACACTGAAGACAGAGCCCTCAGCACCATGGTCTCAGTGGCACCTCTGAGGAACGTGCACGGGGAATACCCGGCGTCAGGGCCATGCTCCCGCCGGCCGCCTCCGCTTCCGTCCAAGAGCGACAGCCAGCTGAGGGCGTCTCCCTCCACTGCTCCCCGACAGCAAAGGCAAACGGGAACGTGGCCATTCCACACGTCACAGTCCGTGTTgcttccccactccctccctcgtCACTCATTttggaaataatgaaaaattaaaccGTATCATCCACTAAGCATTTTAAACGTGGCCCCTGCGAACCACGCACCGCGCCTGCCGTTTACACAGGGTGGTCACTAGTGGGCTGAGAAACCTGCCCAGACGTCCCCCTGTCCCCTCAAAGCCGTCACGGCAGACGGACGCTGGATGTGCCCACCGTCAGCCCACAGCCCCCCGCAGCCCCGGCGGCCTCCCCTGTCGCAGCCGCTCCGGCAGCCCCCGAACGTGTCGAAGACGCAGTGGTTCTTGTGCAGGCAGCACGGCCGGCCGCTGCGCAGGAGGTGCTGGTGCACCCTGGCGGGGAGCACAGGAGGGTCGGGGCGGTCGTGGGCGCAGCGCGGGCCAGCCCCGTCGTGGCCTCCCCTGGTGGGTCTCCACGGGCCGGCTCTCCATGCTGAGGTCCCACACCTTCACCGACGGGTAGTCCTGGGTCATCACGTACCGACCACTGTGGCTGAACTTCACGTCGGAGACGGAGGAGATAATTTCCGAGAAGGACCTACTGCTGGGGTCTTCCGGCTCTTCAAAAACTGGAAGACACAGCGTTTTCAGCTTCTGTTTAAACACCTGAGAACAAATCATTTTCAAGTCCAGGTAGGACTCAGGCCCCCCAACCCGAGACACCAGAGGGCTTGGCCCTGACACTGCTCCCGatcccactctttctgaagctcAGGCCCCCGTCTCGCCCCGGCTCGGAACCAGCATCTCCACGGATGAGGCCCTGGACAGAACCAGACCGCTCCCTGCGACTGTCGGACCGCTTTCTGGCGAGGCCCCGGCACTGACCTGATGCTGTCGCTGCCAAACCCGCGCCAGGTCCTGCCCCAGAAGGACGTGAAGGGCATCGTGTGAGGATGCAGCTGCGCTCGGGGCCGACGAGGCCAGGAGCTGCTCAGGGACCCGCAGCTGGGAACGCCACGGTCCAGGTTTGAACCACCAGGACAGCTCGTCTGTCACAGCCGCCAGGGAAGGGGTTTTCTTCGCTGTTCAGCAGTCACGACAGATGCTAACAAAATCGAGTTACCACTTCCGGGAAGATTCCAAATGCTCCCTTGGCATACCTTGGACAAGCAGCAGTAACTCGACAGCCCTCCGCCTGCGCCGAGGCCCCCACCACGCACCGACACCAGCGCCCCAGCTCTGCCGCGCTCTTGGCTCGGTCAGTTCTGGGCCAGGAGGTCTGGACCTCCTTTCATTTTCggctgcttttgattttttttttaatgttggaacCTATGTTTGCTGGCTCTGCATCTGAAGTTAATTCTAAGCGAGCTGGTGGCAATACCGAGCATTTACTCAAATAAATGTGCTGACAAAACAACCGCTGCAATCTAAACCTGGTTACGCCAGAGTGCTACCTGGAAAACACAGGCCAAACATTGTAAAAGACTCATTTTTCTTTGCAGGAATTCTACTAGAAGTACAGACTTCTTTAAAACGCACTTCAGCCTCAAAGAGAGAGAATAAGGCAGAGGGGTCACTGAGAGCCAGCCGTCAAGCACGCTTCGCGGCGGCAGTGCTGGGGCCGCCCGCGCTGCGCCGGGAGGCACCGGACAGGCCTCCTGTGGGGACACGAAGTCCGGTGCTCTCACCAGGACGGCGCCACCTCTCAGTGTTGGGACGCGGGGGCCAAGCTGCTAGCACACACGGCACATGCGTGTCCATGACACACGGACCACCGGTTTTCCACAAAGTGGGGCCTGCTCGCTGCGGCTGAAAGCAAGAACCAAACCAGTCCGTTCCTCGCCTGGGCGGGACTTTGCGGCCCAGCAGATTAAAGTGCTGGCCTTTCACCTGAGGGAAGGGGCTTCCATCCCGCAAGCTCTCTGTGCGCGGAGCCCACTCCACCACCGAGACGTCACGGCGAAGGGTGTCCCGCGGCCCCGGCAGAGGCCCTGGTGCAGCGTGGCAGGGTGCAAAGGTGCCGTCACGGCAGCTCGGCCTCGCGCCCCGCTCTGTTCAGCACTGGGCAGAGCCTCGCTGGGCCTCAGGAGCCGGGGCCGGGCCTGCGCTGGCGGGCccaggcagagcacagggaaccgcTGTCTAGCGTTGGAGGCCACACGGCCTAAAGGAGGCGTTTAAGCCTGCTGGGCACTTACACTCGGAACAGCGGTTGCACAGCCTGCCAGTCCCCCTCTGCTGCTGTAGCCCAGCACGCCGCAGCGGCGCGGGTGGAACACGGCCACCGTGACCACCTCCGCCAGCTCCTCCATGTCGGCCGGCGTGATGTCCATGACGTCTAGGGTGCTGGGCTAAGGCTCAGGCTTGCAGACGGGGCAGTGCGCACGGTGGGTTTACCAGATCAGGTGGGAAGGAGGCGCAGCCACGAAGAGGGTCTACGTCAGTGTGGTGACCAGACTCAGCGACGTGCCTGGCCTGCCTGGCGGGGCTGCGTCCACATACACGAGTGCCGATCCTGCTGCTGCTGGCATTTAATGAAGACTTAAATGAAAAGACTGGTGTTTAATGAAAAATGCAAGGTAACACGTTTCAAAAGATGTAAGTAAGAAAAACAGGCAGGTCCCCAGCCGCACAGCAGCCCCACACCAACATACACAGAGACACGCACGAGGACCGCCAGATTCCAAGATTCTGCTCTTGTAAGCATCGGACACAAGAGCTCGTTCTGAGGAGTCAGAACACCCCAGACACACGGGGTGGCTGTCAGGGCGCAGGTGGTGGGACCCCCACCTCGCCCAGGGGAGTGGGTCCAAGACACCTCAAAGAGTGCCAACAGACGCAAGAGAGCACGCGACGGCTTCTGGGCTTTATCGTCCCCTCCGCGAGGAAGGACATCTGCAGCGCGGCGGCGGGGCAGAACTCTCAGGAGAACAGGGAAGGCGTGACCGCACGAACAGACCTCACAGACCTTGAGAGAAACGTGAGCTTCCGACAGGAAGAAATGACAACAGATGGTAAAAGATTTCACAAAAATGAACACCAAATTAATAGGAGATACCCTAATTCAGCAAGAAGCAAAGAAATTAAGAACTGTCCTGGTTTCATAGAACTggaaagctgttttttaaaagagcCGATGTCCTGCTGAAAACAAGTTCTTAGCGACTGTGGGGAGCCCCCGCCCAGCCGCGCCCAGCTAACCAAGCGCATGAAGATGTGAGAACACAGTCACGGCTGCAGCACCCTGTCCACGTCCTGGGCTGGAAGTGACCTCAGCTCCAAGGGTGGAAAGAAAACGAAGCCTGCAAGTGATGATGAATCTGCATTCCTGCTGACAGAAAGACGCACAGAATGTTTTAAGAAAGAACGAGGCTGGTGGCGGGGGCTCAGGCCACGCTCCAGGTAGCCGCCAAGACCTCCGCAGCCTCGGCTTTCACGGTAACCCAGGAGGCACGTTTTAGTGCCGCAACttcacagaggaagagaaaggctgGGAGACGCCCAGCGACCCGATGGTACGGCCGCCGAGCTGAACCTGGGCCTCCTGACCCTCCTACCGCGGGGATACTGCGTCCCCCGTAGAGGACAATCCTAGTGGCTGCAAAAACATACACTGTCTGTAAAGACAGAGACAGCCTGGAGGAAGATGCATCCAACCACTCATCGTCTGTCCCCGGAAGGTGGGACTATGGAGAGAACCTTCCTctgtattatttgatttttgtttaaaattgtcATATATTAGCAgaagaattattaaaaatataagggtttaaggaaaataaagagaaagcagGGGCTGTGGTTTCTGCAAAGTTGAAGAGAGAAGGGGTACGGGGTGGGGAGCATAGCGACCTCCAGCATCTGGCCCCGGGTGGGACAACCCCGGCCGCTTCCGGGTGCCCGTGGGACAGGACCTCCGCACCTCTCCGTACAGCGAGTGACCAAGTCAGGTAAGTCACCGAACCAGTGGAAGGACAACCAGTAACACAGGCTACGTGTGAAACGCTAGCACCGGAACCCCCGAGAGTCACGTGAGTAAAGCCCCGCGTCAGCCTCAGCGCAGGCCTGGAGGGCGCCGCCCGGGAGGCAGGCTGTCGTGGGGCTCCCTCGTTTCCTGGAGGGACCAGTGACTCCCAAATGCCCAGTGAGCCAGCGCTAGTCACATCTCCATCTTCCGAATAGCAGCACCATCCGGCCAACTAAGAGACTAAACAGCCTGTCTTCTGAAACTGAGTTCTTACACAGTCAGTCACTTCTTGGGTTGGGTTTAAAAATGCCTGTGACTCAACTGGGGAGGCAGGAGTTGAGGCTGTTCCCACTACCAGAGAACTACTCCCAAAGGTGCAAGTTTCTGTTTTTAGGGAAAAACACTGTGAATCACAAAGAATGGACGCGTTAGGCCACCACGCGGCGAGCCACACCCAGAGGGGAGACTCTGGGCTATGGGGAGAGCGAGGTGGGGGCGCCTCCCCAAGACTGGCCCCAGGGAGGGCCTGCGACACACGCGGCCGAAGGGTACTGAAGCTTCTGTCTGTGCTTCTAAGTGCCACAGATTAATTCTCAGGTCATCTGCAGAAAGATGTTTCATGATCACTACTGAAATGGAATTTGTATAATACATGTGAGCATTTGCAAAAATTTGGCATGGACTGCTTCTGCCATATGGTCCATGGGCTTCAATATTGGGACCTAAAAACGGAAGGAAATAGGAATTCAAAACAAAGACCCCAGTAGAACAAAATAAGAACACTTAGAGAAGATAACAAAAAGGAGCAAGTCTACATTCACAGCTGAGGAAGAGTATGTGCAGGCGACACCCAAGCATGCGCTCAGCAGGGCTGTGGAGGCAGACcagagggggcggggggggggggcaggccgCCCTGAGCCGCTGCTCGGACCAAGGGGGCTGCACTGGTGCTGAAGAAAAGCTCAAGTGGCCATTGGACCCTGATGCCTAGTGACGTGGCCATGGCCAGCCTTCCTGGGGGACAGACTCaggccctccctctctccctgcagccTCGGAGTGAGAGTTGGGTGCAGGAGCTCCTCAACCCCTCGGCGAGGCCTGCACCTCAGTGCCACCCCAGCACCCCGGGTGtgcagggcggggtgggggtgggggtgcggggacTGCAGGAGAGCTcggggccagggtggggcagggagccACGAGGAGCCCTCGCTGATTGGGCACTGTTCAGCCTGTGAACAGGGTGGAGTTTTTCACTTACACGGCAGAGGTGGGGTGTTTTGGTTTGTATATTACACTGCaataaaaggttttttaaaaaaggcccCCAAACCCTATCTGTGGTGAGCGCTGTGGTCAGGAATGGGACATCCGCACAGAAGTGTACGGGCTGGAGAGGAGCCCAGCCCGGCGAAGGGCGAGAGGAGGGGGCTGGCCCCGCACACATGGGGCCAAAGCTGGGGACACCGTCGTGGGTGGCAGTGTCACATGTGAGAAAGGAGGGACAAAGGCCCACCTCACTGACATCTGGCAGCAAGGAAGGCAGAAGATTCACACTTGTAACAAAACACTAGTGacagtgttatttttttaaattaaaagccaAAAGAAAGAGCATCTAGAAAGGGCGGGAGGAAATCTCTTCAGTCTTCTCGGGCCGAAATTCTGTAAAAATGAACTTGGGGAAATATGTATGACACACTCCCCTCATTTCGAAGCAGTTAACTGCATCGTCTGGAGTGGGGAGTGCTGGTTCCGCCAGGACTAGATCAGCCTGCCACACCCTCTATCGAGTCTCTAATTAAAACACGTTCTGTCTGTAACATCGACAACAGAGAGCCCTTCTTACAATTAAATCCCTTTTCTGGCACTAAAAGAATTTAAGAGGAAAGCAAAGTTTCTGTTCCCCTTCAAAAACTGTCTTCCTCTTAAAGTTCAAAGTAGTCCGT includes:
- the PPP2R2D gene encoding LOW QUALITY PROTEIN: serine/threonine-protein phosphatase 2A 55 kDa regulatory subunit B delta isoform (The sequence of the model RefSeq protein was modified relative to this genomic sequence to represent the inferred CDS: inserted 2 bases in 1 codon), which encodes MAGEEQRSGGGAGLTRPGCPREPEAAAAPRAQRLAVVLLAGQGGRRRGRGRSAIVTGSYNSFFRMFKRNMQRGVPLEASRENSKPRASLKPRXVCPRGKRKKDKVSVYSLDFMRKVLYTAWHPAENVAVAATSNLYVFQDKAS